Within Spinacia oleracea cultivar Varoflay chromosome 4, BTI_SOV_V1, whole genome shotgun sequence, the genomic segment ATGTTTGATACTCGGGTCTACCTTAttatcaaagaaaaaaaaaagacaaaaagaaaaaaaaagaaaaaaaggggtACATGTTCACGTGAAagtgaaaagagaaaggaaagaagAGGCAAAACTGGTATGGCCATTcatcatcattattattatttttcattataTATAATAGAGGAAAACAATAGAAGAAGACAAACAAATAGAGGAAAACAAGCAAATTGGCAAGGTCACGTGgatgaaaaataaaaacaaggaCATTGGGCGCCACCATCATATCAATCATCATTTACAACAGGTACGAAGCACAATACATAAGTCCCGGAAAGAAGACAAGAACAACGAAAAAAAAACCACGTAAGCATACTTACAAGCATATACAGAAATCAACCACagcttcaaaaaaaatatatagtttGAAAGTTCGAGGTTTCTAAAAAAATAGGCCTGAGACTGTACAATCCCGAGTCGTATCTCACGGTAGCGGACTCTCCGGCGACGGCGATGACTCTCCATTGGGTTGTTCTTCCGTGGTGCCTTCAAACAGCAATAGACAACTTCTCGGTTCCACCTTCTCGGACTAAAGGACAATTTCTATCGGACTCAAGGACAACTCCTATCGGACTCGCGGGCGGCTTCTATTGGACTCACGGGCAGCTCCGAGCTACGAACGTTCAGAGCTGTGAATATGGACGAAGGGCGGCGGAGCACGCGATCAAGGTAGTGAACGTTGCTTGTGAGAAAATTGGCAGATTAAAGACTGTATTTATAGTCATGATAGTTGGTTTACAATCCTACTACAAATCAAAGATGAGGGTATATTTTGAACAAATTCTATCCGGATTATTAAACAATTGAGTCAAGCCTTGAGTCCTACTCCATATCAAATCGGCCAAGATAGCTGAGAAAATTCAATCCTAATTGGATTAGTTACTACGTATTTGATCTTTGCTATAACTATTATTTCTCATGGAAATAATATGGGGTATGTGAACGTGAGTATAGTGTTTTGGATTTAGGAATCTAAAAAGGGAGTTGGGCCAGCCCATCATCAAAGAAAACGGGTCAGCATTGGTGCGGGACAAGAGACCAAGTACTACTCCTATTTCTAGAAAAAGGTAGAAGTATGGGTAAAAGAAATGCAAACAAGATTTCGAGATCGGGCCACGACCAAACACTCAGAGCTTTGTGTGCTTTGTGTATGTGACCGATCCGGAGGGGGCAATTTGTAGGCATTAAAAAAATGTCATAAATGCCATGTTATTTTTGTCCCGGAAAAGTCAAAGGTTAACTTATATTCATTAAAATGACAAATAAACGGGTTGATTTGGGTTTTACATAAAATAGACCCAATTTAATCAAATAACGTTTATTTAATGAACTTGGGTTATTTAAATGGATTTAAGTCAAGAGACCCATTTATTTATCATAGAGATAAACCCTAAACCCATGAGAATGATATAAATAGCTATCTCCAAGTCATTTGCCACGGACTGAACGTAGTACACAAAATATACTACTCTCCTGAAAACATCATCAAATCGCGCAAGTGCCGTTCTACCTCCTACGACGCCCTTGAAAGAGATCAAGCCCGACGACTCTCACTCAATACGTCCTATCAAACCAGGTCGTGGAGATCGAATCAGTAGATTAAAGCTTTAGAGATTGTAACagaaatttcataaattaataaaaatattttgtttaCTTATTTTGAGTTCGTTATTTTTGCAGACTTTAAATGTGTTTACAATtgtgtttgatgattttttGGCCTTCATCTGTTAGAAAATGGAGAGGGAGAGGATGGAGAAGCTGAAAAAGAaggaggagaaggagaagtCCCAGAAAGAAAAGGAGGCGGCGGAGAAGGTATATTTACAGGATTTCAACCTTTTcaattttgtttctttttatttcttttctaatcCCTTTGTTCCGGAACTAATAGTTGTGTTGATAGtgtaatttgaactactaacttGACAACTAAATGGGGATGAAGGTGGTAGAGAGTATCTAGTCTAGTTTTCGTGAAGTTTAACTGTTATGTAATAAACTGATCGACATTGATTCCTTCCTATTCTGAAAATTGTTGTCTACTGTTTAGAAGATCATGAATATCTAGATGTAGCCACTTGTATGTTTATATATGCTATTTTGAATGATTATTTGCTTGATGGTTCTGCTTAAGTCCCTGATTGTTAACTTATGTTGGTTGTGGTTTCCCCTAAAATTTGACGAGTGCCACATTTGAGATGGATATGGCTTGTGACCTTAATTTTGTGTTTCTCTCTGCATATttgtttcatgttttttttataaGAGTCAACTTAGGGTAGAAATGATGGTATATATGTGGGCAACAACATACCTATACGAAAACACAAATAACCATGTTATTCTTTCTTATTTTGTTTAGTTTTGGGacttgttttcttttctttttgttgcgCCTTAGGGAGGACTCAGAGAAGTGATATTGAGGTATAATTTTGTTTCCTGAACATTGCATTCCCATTTGAGGTTAATTCTCTTTAACATCGTAAACATTACATTTAGCTGTCAAAAGTGCACATGTGGTCCTTTTTAGTGGCCGAGTAAGCTTTGGGTTTGCTTTGTTCTGTTAAACTGACCCTATATGACAGATATAAAACTGAAATAACTACTTATGATTTCCTATTAACTTTTTTATCTATGGTTGGGTCCCATCTTAAAACAAAGCTCTGATTAAGAGAATGCTCTGTCCTTCCCCCAACAGCATTGTGATCAAGATTATTTCATACGTAAAAGGATCCATTGTGCTGTAATTTGAGTAACACAAgttcaccaaataccaaatTTTCTGAATTTAAAAAGGGTTGATATGGTCTTTTTCATTATGAGGGTAATTCAGCCTTTCCTTGTTAAGTTTGTTAAACTGTCAGAAGGAATATTGTGAGGTGGGTATGGCTTTAACGATGGAGTTGTATTTAAGCTCTGGATTTCGTTATTCCTTCAACTGGAATTATAACTGCCTCTTCACTCTATTGAATTT encodes:
- the LOC110795764 gene encoding uncharacterized protein; translated protein: MTLHWVVLPWCLQTAIDNFSVPPSRTKGQFLSDSRTTPIGLAGGFYWTHGQLRATNVQSCEYGRRAAEHAIKKMERERMEKLKKKEEKEKSQKEKEAAEKKTEGDSH